The following proteins are encoded in a genomic region of Terriglobia bacterium:
- a CDS encoding MurR/RpiR family transcriptional regulator has product MPRNPDVPKEPAPNLAERIAQLSAKRQEIIRPILEQPRDYVLLSVRAMAKHLKTDPATIVRIVRGLGFGSYREFQRHLHNLSIAFATSLDTMQTAGGKDSSIPGHIRESLEQDLKNLQGLKNSLDTRRLTAVAKRLYKARRILLLAGDLATTLAFFFDYQASVLGLPLFSATSPGRITHLVRNVSSKDVVIAISFRRGLRQTVEGLEQARSCGAHCIGIADTFLSPLARHCDELFLAPVESPSFAASYVAPMALLNALLAACGEVRRPRTLALMKQVAEEQRKGFRWWAS; this is encoded by the coding sequence ATGCCTAGAAACCCGGACGTTCCCAAGGAGCCGGCGCCCAACCTCGCCGAGCGCATCGCGCAGCTCAGCGCCAAGCGCCAGGAGATCATCCGCCCGATCCTGGAGCAGCCGCGCGATTATGTTCTGCTCAGCGTCCGGGCCATGGCCAAACACCTGAAGACGGACCCCGCGACGATCGTGCGCATCGTCCGCGGTCTGGGCTTTGGCAGCTACCGCGAATTTCAGCGCCACCTCCATAACCTCTCGATCGCTTTTGCCACGTCACTCGATACCATGCAGACCGCCGGCGGGAAGGATTCCAGCATTCCCGGCCATATCCGGGAATCGCTCGAGCAAGACCTGAAAAACCTGCAGGGACTCAAGAACAGCCTGGACACGCGGCGTTTGACGGCCGTGGCGAAGCGGTTGTATAAGGCGCGCCGGATCCTGCTGCTTGCCGGAGACCTGGCGACGACGCTGGCCTTTTTTTTCGATTACCAGGCGAGCGTTCTCGGCCTGCCGCTGTTTTCCGCGACCTCGCCGGGGCGCATCACGCATCTGGTGCGCAACGTGAGCAGCAAGGACGTGGTGATCGCCATCAGTTTCCGACGCGGGCTGCGGCAGACCGTGGAAGGACTGGAGCAGGCGCGCAGCTGCGGCGCGCACTGTATCGGCATCGCCGATACCTTCCTTTCTCCGCTGGCGCGTCACTGTGATGAGCTCTTCCTGGCGCCCGTCGAGTCGCCCTCGTTCGCGGCCTCTTATGTCGCTCCCATGGCCCTGCTCAACGCGCTGCTGGCCGCGTGCGGCGAAGTGCGCCGGCCCCGGACGCTGGCACTGATGAAGCAGGTGGCGGAGGAGCAGCGCAAAGGATTCCGCTGGTGGGCGTCCTAA